A DNA window from Pyrus communis chromosome 3, drPyrComm1.1, whole genome shotgun sequence contains the following coding sequences:
- the LOC137730269 gene encoding inositol diphosphatase DSP1-like, whose protein sequence is MKIENGERDICTASPAAKAAAIGDENERGGEAFVPPLNFAMVDNGVFRSGFPHSPNFSFLKSLGLRSVIYLCPEPYPEENKEFLRANGIQLFQFGIDGSQEPYVKIPEDTIREALKVVLDVRNHPLLIHCKRGKHRTGCLVGCLRRMQRWCLTSIFDEYQRFAAAKARVSDQRFIEVFDISRFNNCPTSFSSSKR, encoded by the exons ATGAAAATAGAGAACGGAGAACGGGATATCTGCACGGCGTCTCCGGCGGCGAAGGCTGCGGCGATCGGAGACGAGAATGAGAGGGGCGGAGAGGCGTTCGTGCCCCCTCTGAACTTCGCCATGGTCGACAATGGCGTGTTTAGGTCCGGCTTTCCTCATTCCCCCAATTTCAGCTTCTTGAAATCCCTAGGCCTCCGTTCCGTCAT ATATTTGTGCCCGGAGCCGTATCCGGAGGAGAACAAAGAGTTTTTGAGAGCAAATGGGATTCAGCTTTTCCAGTTTGGGATCGATGGCTCTCAG GAACCTTACGTGAAAATCCCGGAGGACACAATTCGTGAAGCATTAAAAGTTGTCCTTG ATGTAAGAAACCACCCGCTCCTGATTCATTGCAAGCGAGGGAAG CACCGAACGGGCTGCCTTGTGGGATGCTTAAGAAGAATGCAAAGATGGTGCCTGACCTCAATCTTTGACGAGTACCAGAGGTTTGCAGCTGCAAAAGCTCGAGTTTCGGATCAGAGGTTCATCGAAGTCTTTGATATTTCTAGGTTCAACAACTGTCCAACGTCGTTTTCGTCTTCTAAGAGGTAG
- the LOC137730270 gene encoding E3 ubiquitin-protein ligase COP1-like isoform X1, whose protein sequence is MVYSRTLHPDETHTVFNSLSTLSLTTVLNSISVPTMGESSMGGALVPTVKSEHFTDSAAETAPFDDEPDKDMTCPICMQIIRDAFLTACGHSFCHVCISTHLRIKSDCPCCASSLTPASIFPNFLLDKLLKNALDSRMAKNASPFELLSRELNKGCEISIKELDGLLSLLEEKRRKMELQEAEKSMDIMLSFLHCLRRQKLQELNELEADLRYIEEDITAVERHRLELCSWEQERSAKLRMLVPGDQHGNGIACSTQYVQDWMSSFNLQNKRADVNGQSSSKLLQLKDAYGRSEMQCVTTPGALSLARKRRVHSQFNDLQECYLQKRRNWNRQEEDTNAMDIEGYNPGLEDFQSVFASFTQYSRLRVIAELSHGDLFHSANIVSSIEFDRDEELFATAGVSRCIKVFEFSSLVNEPTDIHCPIVEISSRSKLSCLSWNMYTKNHIASSDYEGIVTVWDVNTRQSMMEYEEHEKRAWSVDFSCTDPSMLVSGSDDCKVKIWCTKQEVSVLNIDMKANICSVKYNPGSSFFVAVGSADHHIHYYDLRNISQPLHLFRGHRKAVSYVKFLSNNELASASTDSTLRLWDVKENLPLCMYRGHMNEKNFVGLAVNNEYIACGSETNELFVYHKAISKPMTWHRFGSSDLGDNDDDPGPYFISAVCWKKDSPMILTANSQGTIKVLVLAA, encoded by the exons ATGGTCTACTCACGCACGCTTCACCCAGACGAGACACACACAGTCTTCAATTCTCTCTCTACTCTTTCTCTCACTACAGTCTTAAATTCTATTTCAGTCCCTACAATGGGAGAGAGCTCAATGGGTGGTGCGCTGGTCCCCACCGTGAAATCCGAACACTTCACGGACTCCGCCGCCGAAACGGCGCCGTTTGACGACGAGCCGGACAAGGACATGACGTGTCCGATATGCATGCAGATCATCAGAGACGCCTTCCTCACCGCCTGCGGCCATAGTTTTTGCCACGTCTGCATTTCAACTCACCTCCGCATCAAGAGCGATTGCCCTTGCTGCGCTAGCTCCCTCACCCCGGCCAGCATTTTCCCCAATTTCTTGCTCGACAAG TTGCTGAAAAATGCTTTGGATTCTCGGATGGCGAAGAATGCATCTCCGTTTGAACTTCTTAGTCGGGAATTGAACAAG GGCTGCGAGATTTCGATCAAAGAGCTGGACGGCCTTTTGTCCTTGCTTGAAGAGAAGAGGAGAAAAATGGAGCTACAAGAAGCCGAGAAAAGCATGGACATCATGCTTAGCTTCTTACATTGTCTGAGAAGGCAAAAGCTTCAAGAGCTCAATGAG TTAGAAGCCGATCTCAGGTACATCGAGGAGGACATTACTGCCGTTGAGAGGCATAGACTAGAACTATGCAGCTGGGAACAGGAGAGGTCCGCAAAGCTGAGAATGCTTGTTCCCGGTGATCAGCATGGCAACGGCATTGCCTGCAGCACGCAATATGTGCAAGACTGGATGAGTTCTTTCAACCTACAGAACAAGAGAGCTGATGTAAACGGGCAATCAAGCTCCAAGTTGCTCCAACTGAAGGATGCTTATGGAAGGTCTGAAATGCAGTGTGTTACAACACCAGGAGCACTATCACTAGCAAGAAAAAGGCGTGTCCATTCGCAG TTTAATGATCTACAAGAGTGCTACTTGCAAAAGCGACGAAATTGGAACAGACAGGAAGAGGACACAAACGCCATGGACATAGAAGGTTACAATCCAGGCCTTGAAGATTTTCAATCTGTGTTTGCAAGCTTTACACAATACAG TCGATTGAGAGTCATTGCTGAACTGAGTCACGGTGATCTTTTTCACTCTGCTAATATTGTGTCAAG TATAGAATTTGATCGTGATGAAGAGCTCTTTGCTACTGCTGGAGTTTCACGGTGCATCAAGGTTTTTGAATTTTCCTCG CTGGTTAACGAACCAACCGATATCCACTGTCCTATTGTGGAGATATCCTCACGATCCAAACTTAGTTGCTTGAGCTGGAATATGTACACTAAAAACCATATTGCTAGTAGCGACTACGAGGGGATAGTAACTGTTTGGGATGTAAATACTCGTCAG AGTATGATGGAATATGAGGAGCATGAAAAGCGAGCTTGGAGCGTTGATTTTTCATGCACCGATCCTTCAATGCTTGTGTCCGGAAGTGATGACTGCAAG GTCAAAATTTGGTGCACAAAGCAAGAAGTAAGTGTTCTTAACATCGACATGAAGGCAAATATATGTTCTGTCAAGTATAATCCTGGATCCAGCTTTTTCGTGGCA GTTGGCTCTGCTGACCATCACATTCATTATTATGACTTGAGAAACATCAGCCAACCACTGCACCTGTTCCGTGGGCATAGAAAAGCTGTTTCGTATGTAAAATTCTTGTCTAACAACGAACTTGCTTCTGCATCCACTGACAGCACACTGCGGTTGTGGGACGTAAAGGAAAACTTGCCT TTGTGCATGTACAGAGGCCACATGAACGAGAAGAACTTTGTAGGTCTTGCGGTAAATAATGAATACATTGCTTGCGGCAGCGAGACAAATGAACTATTCGTATACCACAAG GCTATCTCGAAACCTATGACTTGGCACAGATTTGGCTCTTCGGATTTAGGCGATAATGATGACGATCCAGGACCATACTTTATCAGTGCGGTATGTTGGAAGAAGGATAGCCCTATGATATTGACTGCAAACAGTCAAGGAACGATTAAAGTGCTCGTACTTGCAGCCTGA
- the LOC137730270 gene encoding E3 ubiquitin-protein ligase COP1-like isoform X2: protein MVYSRTLHPDETHTVFNSLSTLSLTTVLNSISVPTMGESSMGGALVPTVKSEHFTDSAAETAPFDDEPDKDMTCPICMQIIRDAFLTACGHSFCHVCISTHLRIKSDCPCCASSLTPASIFPNFLLDKLLKNALDSRMAKNASPFELLSRELNKGCEISIKELDGLLSLLEEKRRKMELQEAEKSMDIMLSFLHCLRRQKLQELNELEADLRYIEEDITAVERHRLELCSWEQERSAKLRMLVPGDQHGNGIACSTQYVQDWMSSFNLQNKRADVNGQSSSKLLQLKDAYGRSEMQCVTTPGALSLARKRRVHSQFNDLQECYLQKRRNWNRQEEDTNAMDIEGYNPGLEDFQSVFASFTQYSRLRVIAELSHGDLFHSANIVSSIEFDRDEELFATAGVSRCIKVFEFSSSMMEYEEHEKRAWSVDFSCTDPSMLVSGSDDCKVKIWCTKQEVSVLNIDMKANICSVKYNPGSSFFVAVGSADHHIHYYDLRNISQPLHLFRGHRKAVSYVKFLSNNELASASTDSTLRLWDVKENLPLCMYRGHMNEKNFVGLAVNNEYIACGSETNELFVYHKAISKPMTWHRFGSSDLGDNDDDPGPYFISAVCWKKDSPMILTANSQGTIKVLVLAA from the exons ATGGTCTACTCACGCACGCTTCACCCAGACGAGACACACACAGTCTTCAATTCTCTCTCTACTCTTTCTCTCACTACAGTCTTAAATTCTATTTCAGTCCCTACAATGGGAGAGAGCTCAATGGGTGGTGCGCTGGTCCCCACCGTGAAATCCGAACACTTCACGGACTCCGCCGCCGAAACGGCGCCGTTTGACGACGAGCCGGACAAGGACATGACGTGTCCGATATGCATGCAGATCATCAGAGACGCCTTCCTCACCGCCTGCGGCCATAGTTTTTGCCACGTCTGCATTTCAACTCACCTCCGCATCAAGAGCGATTGCCCTTGCTGCGCTAGCTCCCTCACCCCGGCCAGCATTTTCCCCAATTTCTTGCTCGACAAG TTGCTGAAAAATGCTTTGGATTCTCGGATGGCGAAGAATGCATCTCCGTTTGAACTTCTTAGTCGGGAATTGAACAAG GGCTGCGAGATTTCGATCAAAGAGCTGGACGGCCTTTTGTCCTTGCTTGAAGAGAAGAGGAGAAAAATGGAGCTACAAGAAGCCGAGAAAAGCATGGACATCATGCTTAGCTTCTTACATTGTCTGAGAAGGCAAAAGCTTCAAGAGCTCAATGAG TTAGAAGCCGATCTCAGGTACATCGAGGAGGACATTACTGCCGTTGAGAGGCATAGACTAGAACTATGCAGCTGGGAACAGGAGAGGTCCGCAAAGCTGAGAATGCTTGTTCCCGGTGATCAGCATGGCAACGGCATTGCCTGCAGCACGCAATATGTGCAAGACTGGATGAGTTCTTTCAACCTACAGAACAAGAGAGCTGATGTAAACGGGCAATCAAGCTCCAAGTTGCTCCAACTGAAGGATGCTTATGGAAGGTCTGAAATGCAGTGTGTTACAACACCAGGAGCACTATCACTAGCAAGAAAAAGGCGTGTCCATTCGCAG TTTAATGATCTACAAGAGTGCTACTTGCAAAAGCGACGAAATTGGAACAGACAGGAAGAGGACACAAACGCCATGGACATAGAAGGTTACAATCCAGGCCTTGAAGATTTTCAATCTGTGTTTGCAAGCTTTACACAATACAG TCGATTGAGAGTCATTGCTGAACTGAGTCACGGTGATCTTTTTCACTCTGCTAATATTGTGTCAAG TATAGAATTTGATCGTGATGAAGAGCTCTTTGCTACTGCTGGAGTTTCACGGTGCATCAAGGTTTTTGAATTTTCCTCG AGTATGATGGAATATGAGGAGCATGAAAAGCGAGCTTGGAGCGTTGATTTTTCATGCACCGATCCTTCAATGCTTGTGTCCGGAAGTGATGACTGCAAG GTCAAAATTTGGTGCACAAAGCAAGAAGTAAGTGTTCTTAACATCGACATGAAGGCAAATATATGTTCTGTCAAGTATAATCCTGGATCCAGCTTTTTCGTGGCA GTTGGCTCTGCTGACCATCACATTCATTATTATGACTTGAGAAACATCAGCCAACCACTGCACCTGTTCCGTGGGCATAGAAAAGCTGTTTCGTATGTAAAATTCTTGTCTAACAACGAACTTGCTTCTGCATCCACTGACAGCACACTGCGGTTGTGGGACGTAAAGGAAAACTTGCCT TTGTGCATGTACAGAGGCCACATGAACGAGAAGAACTTTGTAGGTCTTGCGGTAAATAATGAATACATTGCTTGCGGCAGCGAGACAAATGAACTATTCGTATACCACAAG GCTATCTCGAAACCTATGACTTGGCACAGATTTGGCTCTTCGGATTTAGGCGATAATGATGACGATCCAGGACCATACTTTATCAGTGCGGTATGTTGGAAGAAGGATAGCCCTATGATATTGACTGCAAACAGTCAAGGAACGATTAAAGTGCTCGTACTTGCAGCCTGA
- the LOC137730272 gene encoding ubiquinol oxidase 4, chloroplastic/chromoplastic — MVAATLSSTVFAFSASRPSSLGASRSLKNSAFSSRNRFPHNPISARPSISRVRATILQEDEEKVVVEESFEFKASTFDELKASSENPPENSSSSAFESWVIKCEQTFNIFLTDTVIKVLDTLYRDRDYARFFVLETIARVPYFAFMSVLHMYESFGWWRRADYLKVHFAESWNEMHHLLIMEELGGNAWWFDRFLAQHIAVFYYFMTAFMYLISPRMAYHFSECVESHAFSTYDKFIKARGEDLKKMPAPEVAVKYYTSGDMYLFDEFQTSRPPNSRRPKIENLYDTFLNIRDDEAEHCKTMKACQTHGNLSSPHARTEDSLDDDSTCVVPQTDCEGIADCIKKSVTTTPAK; from the exons ATGGTGGCGGCGACTCTGTCTTCGACGGTGTTTGCATTCTCCGCCTCCCGCCCTTCTTCTCTCGGAGCAAGTAGGAGCTTGAAGAATTCAGCCTTTTCATCCCGGAATCGTTTTCCTCACAATCCCATTTCAGCTCGTCCGTCGATTTCCAG AGTTCGAGCAACTATTCTGCAAGAAGATGAAGAGAAAGTGGTAGTGGAGGAGTCCTTTGAGTTCAAGGCTTCAACCTTCGATGAATTGAAAGCAAGCAGTGAGAATCCCCCAGAGAATTCgtcttcaagtgcttttgagaGCTGGGTTATCAAGTGTGAACAAACCTTCAACATCTTCCTTACG GATACAGTGATAAAGGTACTTGATACTCTGTACCGGGACCGAGATTATGCAAGGTTCTTCGTACTGGAAACTATTGCAAGGGTTCCTTACTTCG CCTTTATGTCTGTTCTGCACATGTATGAGAGTTTTGGCTGGTGGAGAAGAGCAGATTATCTGAAGGTGCATTTTGCTGAGAGCTGGAATGAGATGCACCATTTGCTTATCATGGAA GAATTGGGGGGAAATGCTTGGTGGTTTGACCGCTTTCTTGCTCAGCACATTGCAGTCTTCTATTATTTTATGACAGCCTTTATGTATTTAATAAGCCCAAGGATGGCAT ATCACTTCTCTGAATGCGTAGAGAGCCATGCATTTTCAACCTACGACAAGTTTATCAAGGCCCGAGgag AGGATTTGAAAAAGATGCCTGCTCCTGAGGTTGCTGTGAAATACTACACTAGCGGTGACATGTACTTATTTG ATGAATTTCAAACTTCAAGACCTCCCAATTCTCGAAGGCCAAAAATAG AGAATTTGTACGACACATTTCTGAACATAAGAGATGATGAAGCTGAACACTGTAAGACAATGAAGGCCTGCCAGACTCATGGGAACCTCTCGTCTCCTCACGCACGCACGGAAGACTCCTTAGACGATGACTCTACCTGCGTCGTTCCTCAAACAGATTGTGAAGGTATTGCAGATTGCATAAAGAAATCCGTCACAACAACGCCAGCAAAGTGA
- the LOC137730273 gene encoding uncharacterized protein — protein MDEQMIAKQRANSSDYFGREGSEFKSFGVCLKWVFVDQSSIWRTGLSWSVFFVLAIGVPLVSHFLLACSDCDANHSRPYHVVSQLSLSLFSVLAFVSLSIWTHRYGLRKFLFLDRLYESSEKVRHGYKQHFQNSMKLLCLIVIPCFVLECVYKIWWYVSGASELPYYGNIYLSNSILCMLELISWLYRTTIFFLVCVLFRLVCHLQILRLQNFAQVFQEETEVELILMEHLKIRRNLRSMSHRFRIFILFSLIMVTASQLTSLVLVTRSSAHVNISKAGELALCSISLVTSLFICLRSATKITHKAQSITGLATKWHVCATLHSFDYTETETPMAPISSTPAFPFGVDMESEDEEGVEDDDLDNTKLVPIYSQTISFQKRQSLVTYLENNRAGITVFGFTVDRMWLHSIFAIQLALLLWLLNKTLGV, from the exons ATGGATGAACAAATGATCGCAAAACAAAGAGCCAATAGCTCAGACTACTTTGGCCGCGAAGGAAGTGAATTCAAGAGCTTCGGAGTATGCCTCAAATGGGTGTTCGTGGATCAGTCCAGCATATGGAGGACCGGACTTTCATGGTCCGTCTTCTTCGTCTTAGCCATTGGTGTACCACTCGTGTCTCACTTTCTCCTTGCCTGCTCGGACTGCGATGCCAATCACAGCCGCCCTTACCATGTTGTCTCCCAACTTTCGCTTTCCTTGTTCTCGGTGCTCGCATTCGTCAGCCTCTCTATCTGGACTCACAGATACGGTTTAAGAAAGTTTCTCTTCCTTGACAGGTTATATGAATCAAGCGAGAAAGTTCGCCATGGATACAAACAACACTTCCAG AATTCGATGAAGCTCCTTTGCTTGATCGTCATCCCCTGTTTTGTATTAGAGTGTGTCTACAAAATATGGTGGTACGTCTCGGGAGCAAGCGAATTGCCGTACTACGGCAACATCTATTTGAGCAACAGCATTTTGTGCATGTTGGAGCTGATTTCATGGCTCTATCGAACCACAATTTTCTTCCTCGTTTGTGTTCTGTTCCGGCTCGTTTGCCATCTTCAAATACTTAGACTACAAAATTTTGCACAAGTTTTCCAAGAGGAGACCGAGGTCGAGTTGATCTTGATGGAACACCTCAAGATCAGACGGAACCTCCGGTCAATGAGCCATCGGTTTCGCATATTCATATTGTTTTCTCTGATCATGGTTACAGCAAGTCAGCTCACTTCTCTGGTGTTGGTAACAAGGTCTAGTGCTCATGTCAACATCTCCAAGGCCGGGGAGCTGGCG TTATGTTCCATTAGCCTAGTGACTAGCCTTTTCATTTGCTTGAGAAGTGCAACCAAAATAACACACAAGGCACAGTCAATTACCGGCCTTGCTACAAAGTGGCATGTGTGCGCCACATTACACTCTTTTGATTACACAGAAACTGAGACTCCGATGGCTCCGATTTCTTCAACTCCGGCGTTTCCTTTTGGTGTCGACATGGAATCGGAAGATGAAGAAGGTGTAGAAGATGACGATTTGGACAACACGAAGTTAGTACCAATTTACAGTCAAACAATCTCGTTCCAGAAAAGACAGTCTCTAG TGACATATTTGGAGAACAATAGAGCAGGGATAACAGTTTTCGGATTCACGGTGGATCGAATGTGGCTTCACTCCATTTTTGCAATTCAACTGGCTCTTCTGCTATGGCTGCTGAACAAGACGCTGGGTGTTTGA
- the LOC137728633 gene encoding non-specific lipid-transfer protein 1-like — MEMKLVILIGLMVMVLNHASPANGDITCQEALMDLMPCKAYLTGSGPGTPPITCCIGVKTVYDAATTRECRRNLCECFKKAAAGIPINPDRLRQLPDFCHVSLPVPLDPKMDCEAIPRV, encoded by the exons ATGGAGATGAAATTGGTGATCCTTATCGGGTTGATGGTTATGGTTCTGAACCATGCAAGTCCTGCAAATGGCGATATCACATGCCAAGAGGCCTTGATGGATTTGATGCCATGTAAGGCATACTTGACGGGGTCCGGCCCCGGGACTCCTCCGATTACTTGTTGCATTGGTGTGAAAACCGTTTATGATGCGGCTACCACCAGAGAGTGTCGGAGGAACCTCTGTGAATGCTTCAAGAAAGCAGCTGCTGGCATTCCGATCAACCCTGACAGACTCAGGCAGCTTCCTGACTTCTGCCATGTGTCCCTTCCCGTTCCTCTCGACCCCAAAATGGACTGTGAAGC AATTCCTCGAGTCTGA
- the LOC137728634 gene encoding non-specific lipid-transfer protein 4.2-like, which yields MSALVFGLMVIVVNQASPAYGHITCRQALMDLKPCEAYVKGSGPGTPPISCCHGLKTVLTAANISESQIKLSKCFKKAIAGMQLRLDRIMQLPHLCHVSPPVTLDPKIDSESIPQV from the exons ATGTCTGCGTTGGTTTTTGGGTTAATGGTTATAGTTGTCAACCAAGCAAGTCCTGCATATGGCCACATCACATGCCGACAGGCCTTGATGGATTTGAAGCCCTGTGAGGCATACGTGAAGGGGTCCGGCCCTGGGACTCCTCCGATTAGTTGCTGCCATGGTTTGAAAACTGTTTTAACTGCTGCTAACATCAGTGAATCTCAGATTAAACTCTCTAAATGCTTCAAGAAAGCAATTGCTGGAATGCAACTCAGACTTGACAGAATCATGCAGCTTCCTCATTTATGCCATGTATCCCCTCCCGTTACTCTCGACCCCAAAATTGATTCCGAATC AATTCCTCAAGTCTGA